A region from the Wolbachia endosymbiont (group A) of Rhinocyllus conicus genome encodes:
- a CDS encoding YifB family Mg chelatase-like AAA ATPase — translation MIANINTVELQGISTVNVNAQIHMANGIPAFNIVGLPDKTVAESKERIRAALNSINLLLPPKRITVNLSPADLLKEGSHYDLAIAIGLLVVMNVIPVEKVQSYIIMGELALDGRVIPVSGVLPTAINAKKANKGVICPRGNGVEASWVKNVSILAIEKLTDIIRHFKGEQLIQPVIFNYSDAPKEKRLVPDMKDIKGQVVAKRAAEIAAAGGHNMLLVGPPGTGKSMLAKRFIGLLPDLTEQEMIDVNIISSITKTGNEIFKVTRPFREPHHSCSMPAMIGGGKNAKPGEITMAHNGVLFLDELPEFPRLVLDSLRQPLEDRKVTVARANAHITYPANFQLIAAMNPCRCGYLGDASRSCNKAPKCGTDYKNKISGPLLDRIDICIEMPNVSILSPEISVEGESTKIIRERVIAARKVQTERYSKLNVRCNAEVSGEAFNKFTEPDQAGLELLKYVLKENYISNRGYTRVLKVARTIADLAKSEEVKRAHIAEALNYRIRIY, via the coding sequence ATGATTGCAAATATAAATACCGTTGAGCTTCAGGGAATTAGCACAGTAAATGTCAATGCACAAATTCATATGGCAAATGGTATTCCAGCTTTTAATATTGTTGGATTGCCGGATAAAACTGTTGCGGAATCCAAGGAGCGCATCAGAGCAGCGTTAAATTCAATCAATCTACTACTACCTCCAAAAAGAATTACAGTTAATCTCTCCCCTGCGGATTTGCTGAAAGAAGGTAGTCATTATGACTTGGCTATTGCTATTGGACTACTTGTTGTAATGAATGTGATACCAGTTGAAAAAGTTCAGTCTTATATAATCATGGGTGAACTGGCTCTTGATGGCAGAGTTATTCCAGTTTCAGGAGTGCTGCCAACAGCAATCAATGCAAAAAAGGCAAATAAAGGAGTAATTTGCCCAAGGGGAAATGGAGTAGAGGCTTCATGGGTAAAGAATGTTTCAATTCTAGCTATAGAGAAATTAACTGATATTATCAGACACTTTAAGGGTGAGCAATTAATTCAGCCAGTAATTTTTAATTATAGTGATGCACCCAAAGAAAAAAGATTGGTTCCCGATATGAAGGATATCAAAGGCCAAGTTGTTGCAAAAAGAGCAGCTGAAATTGCAGCAGCAGGTGGGCATAATATGCTTCTTGTTGGCCCTCCTGGTACTGGAAAATCAATGCTTGCTAAGCGCTTTATAGGGTTGCTGCCTGATTTGACCGAACAGGAGATGATTGATGTTAATATTATTTCCAGCATAACAAAAACTGGTAATGAAATATTCAAAGTAACTCGTCCCTTTCGTGAACCTCATCATTCATGCTCTATGCCAGCAATGATAGGGGGAGGAAAGAATGCAAAACCTGGAGAAATCACTATGGCTCACAATGGCGTGTTATTCCTTGATGAGCTACCTGAATTTCCAAGACTTGTGCTTGATTCTCTGCGCCAACCACTTGAAGATAGAAAAGTTACCGTTGCAAGGGCAAATGCTCACATAACCTACCCTGCAAATTTTCAACTGATTGCTGCGATGAACCCCTGCAGATGTGGTTACTTGGGCGATGCAAGTAGATCGTGCAACAAAGCTCCAAAGTGTGGCACAGATTATAAAAACAAAATATCAGGACCATTGCTTGATAGAATAGACATATGCATTGAAATGCCAAACGTTAGCATACTCTCTCCTGAAATCTCTGTGGAGGGAGAAAGTACTAAAATCATAAGAGAAAGAGTGATAGCAGCAAGAAAAGTTCAAACTGAGCGTTATAGTAAATTGAATGTTCGTTGTAACGCAGAAGTAAGCGGTGAAGCATTTAATAAATTTACTGAACCAGATCAGGCAGGGTTAGAATTGCTAAAATACGTACTGAAAGAAAATTACATTTCCAATCGAGGCTACACACGCGTATTAAAAGTTGCAAGAACCATTGCAGATCTTGCAAAAAGTGAAGAAGTAAAAAGAGCACACATTGCTGAAGCGCTGAATTACAGAATAAGGATATATTAA
- the ftsZ gene encoding cell division protein FtsZ — MSIDLSLPELPILHPRITVVGVGGAGGNAVNNMIQSNLQGVNFVVANTDAQALEKSLCDKKIQLGINLTKGLGAGALPDVGKGAAEESIDEIMEHIKDSHMLFITAGMGGGTGTGAAPVIAKAAREARAAVKDRAPKEKKILTVGVVTKPFGFEGVRRMRIAELGLEELQKYVDTLIVIPNQNLFRIANEKTTFSDAFKLADNVLHIGIRGVTDLMVMPGLINLDFADIETVMSEMGKAMIGTGEAEGEDRAISAAEAAISNPLLDNVSMKGAQGILINITGGGDMTLFEVDAAANRVREEVDENANIIFGATFDQAMEGRVRVSVLATGIDGRNNKSETSPISQSEDSEKEKFKWPYSHSESTQDKTLETKPTEQVSEGAKWGSNVYDIPAYLRRKK; from the coding sequence ATGTCTATTGATCTTAGTCTGCCGGAGTTACCTATATTACACCCAAGGATTACCGTTGTGGGAGTGGGTGGTGCTGGTGGAAATGCTGTGAATAACATGATCCAATCTAATTTGCAAGGAGTGAATTTTGTTGTCGCAAATACCGACGCTCAAGCACTAGAAAAGTCGTTATGTGATAAAAAAATTCAGCTTGGCATTAATTTAACTAAGGGTCTTGGTGCTGGTGCTTTGCCTGATGTTGGCAAAGGTGCAGCAGAAGAATCAATCGATGAAATTATGGAGCATATAAAAGATAGTCATATGCTTTTCATCACAGCAGGAATGGGCGGTGGTACTGGAACCGGTGCAGCACCGGTAATTGCAAAAGCAGCCAGAGAAGCAAGAGCTGCAGTTAAGGATAGAGCGCCAAAAGAAAAAAAGATATTGACTGTTGGAGTTGTAACTAAACCGTTCGGTTTTGAAGGTGTGCGCCGCATGCGCATTGCAGAGCTTGGACTTGAAGAACTGCAAAAATACGTGGATACACTTATTGTCATTCCAAATCAGAATTTATTTAGAATTGCAAATGAAAAAACTACATTTTCTGATGCATTTAAACTTGCTGATAATGTTCTGCATATTGGCATCAGAGGAGTAACTGACTTGATGGTCATGCCAGGGCTTATTAATCTTGACTTCGCTGATATAGAAACAGTAATGAGCGAGATGGGCAAAGCGATGATCGGCACCGGAGAGGCAGAAGGAGAAGATAGAGCAATTAGTGCTGCGGAAGCTGCAATATCCAATCCATTGCTTGACAATGTATCAATGAAAGGTGCGCAAGGAATATTAATTAACATTACTGGTGGCGGAGATATGACTCTGTTTGAAGTTGATGCTGCAGCCAATAGAGTGCGTGAAGAAGTAGATGAAAATGCAAATATAATATTTGGTGCTACTTTTGATCAAGCGATGGAGGGAAGAGTTAGAGTTTCTGTTCTTGCAACTGGCATTGATGGTCGCAATAATAAGTCAGAAACTTCACCTATAAGTCAGAGCGAAGACTCAGAGAAAGAGAAATTTAAGTGGCCCTATAGTCACAGTGAAAGTACGCAAGATAAAACACTGGAAACAAAACCAACTGAACAGGTAAGCGAAGGAGCTAAATGGGGCAGCAATGTTTATGATATACCGGCTTATTTAAGAAGAAAAAAATAA
- a CDS encoding EVE domain-containing protein yields MQLWLLKSEPSEYSWQKMEKEQVVEWDGVRNYQAQNYMKIMKVSDLAFFYHTGKEKAILGIVEVFKEYYHINDPKFGLVNVKFLKPLNNQVTLNNIKQNPLLKNMSILKQPRLSIAPVSEIEWNEVIRMSEC; encoded by the coding sequence ATGCAACTTTGGCTACTCAAGTCAGAGCCAAGTGAATATTCATGGCAAAAAATGGAAAAGGAGCAGGTAGTTGAGTGGGATGGCGTGCGCAATTATCAAGCTCAAAATTACATGAAAATTATGAAAGTAAGCGATCTTGCGTTTTTTTATCATACAGGTAAAGAGAAAGCAATACTTGGAATCGTTGAAGTATTTAAAGAGTATTATCATATTAATGATCCCAAGTTCGGATTAGTGAATGTAAAGTTTTTGAAACCTTTAAATAACCAAGTAACGTTAAATAATATAAAACAAAACCCACTTTTGAAAAATATGTCTATATTAAAACAACCACGTTTATCAATTGCCCCAGTTTCGGAAATTGAATGGAATGAAGTAATAAGGATGAGTGAATGTTAG
- the ybeY gene encoding rRNA maturation RNase YbeY produces MLEVNILDKKWCSIIENPKNFVLGVINASLKELKIDHYKPNISIALADDDLLHQLNLKFREMDKPTNVLSFPCEQLSNECDLGDIAISIDTIKRESHEYCIPILAHIAHMLVHGLLHLLGHDHQKKDEEIIMKNLEREILASLGYNMCAI; encoded by the coding sequence ATGTTAGAAGTAAATATTCTTGACAAGAAATGGTGCAGCATTATAGAAAATCCTAAAAATTTTGTATTAGGTGTCATCAATGCTTCTCTAAAAGAATTAAAAATAGACCACTATAAACCAAATATATCAATAGCTCTGGCTGATGATGACTTGCTACATCAACTTAATTTAAAATTTAGAGAAATGGATAAGCCAACTAACGTACTATCATTTCCGTGTGAACAATTGTCTAATGAGTGCGATTTAGGAGACATAGCAATTTCAATAGACACAATAAAAAGAGAATCGCATGAGTATTGTATACCTATTCTTGCTCACATTGCACACATGTTAGTGCATGGATTACTGCATTTACTTGGTCATGATCACCAAAAAAAAGATGAAGAAATTATAATGAAAAATCTAGAAAGAGAAATTTTAGCTTCGCTTGGCTACAATATGTGCGCGATTTAA
- a CDS encoding succinate dehydrogenase iron-sulfur subunit — MVQFSLPKNSKINQKGKIYPIPARAKNIRRFQIYRWSADDEKNPRIDTFFIDMDSCGPMVLDALIKIKDEIDSTLTFRRSCREGICGSCAMNIDGTNTLACTRSIHDIKGDVKIYPLPHMYVIKDLVSDLSQFYEQYKSIKPWLQADKPALPNKEYSQSPEDRKKLDGLSDCILCACCSTGCPSYWWNSDKFLGPAILLQAYRWIADSRDNKTGERLDVLNDPFKLYRCHTIMNCTKTCPKGLNPARAIAKVKQLMVEKEGV, encoded by the coding sequence ATGGTTCAGTTTTCTTTGCCAAAGAATTCTAAAATTAATCAAAAGGGCAAAATTTATCCTATTCCTGCTAGAGCAAAAAACATCAGAAGATTTCAAATTTACCGTTGGTCTGCTGATGACGAGAAAAACCCTAGAATAGACACATTTTTTATTGATATGGATAGTTGTGGCCCTATGGTACTTGATGCATTAATAAAAATAAAGGATGAAATAGATTCGACTTTAACTTTCAGACGTTCTTGTAGAGAAGGCATATGTGGATCTTGTGCCATGAATATTGACGGAACCAATACTCTTGCATGTACTAGATCTATACACGATATAAAAGGTGATGTAAAAATATATCCATTACCTCACATGTATGTGATAAAGGACCTAGTCTCGGACTTGAGCCAATTTTATGAGCAATACAAATCAATTAAACCTTGGTTACAAGCAGATAAGCCTGCCCTACCAAATAAAGAATACTCTCAATCTCCTGAAGATAGAAAAAAATTAGATGGCTTGTCCGACTGTATATTATGTGCTTGCTGTTCGACTGGTTGCCCAAGCTACTGGTGGAATAGTGATAAATTTTTAGGACCAGCAATACTATTACAAGCCTACAGATGGATTGCTGACAGCCGTGATAATAAGACAGGTGAAAGACTTGATGTTTTAAACGACCCATTCAAGTTGTATCGTTGTCATACAATAATGAATTGCACAAAAACTTGTCCTAAAGGACTTAATCCAGCAAGAGCAATAGCGAAAGTAAAACAGCTCATGGTAGAGAAAGAAGGAGTTTAA
- a CDS encoding GNAT family N-acetyltransferase → MQDKKIYYSSLIVQNLKDYILYTANLSEWEVHDEFDNVTFTINGTRESLFNFVFCGDQCTELSIQKTLDYLRTRDIEATWVINSHMKIRDILEKCEIKHVSTPKKALLNMKNYFLPADVIPNLRLNAVNGSDLLEQLDLHTSKIFYHGVGIVSTFFRGLSNYDDKNSRLRFFLVTLNSEIIGTCGLYVQDSVAGFYSDGVLPIYRNRGIGTQMVLERIKIAKQLECKYIVAHCMKPSVNLYKRLGFQMLGNLYLYNSSA, encoded by the coding sequence ATGCAGGATAAAAAAATTTATTATTCAAGCTTAATTGTTCAAAATTTAAAGGATTATATACTGTACACAGCAAATTTATCTGAGTGGGAAGTACACGATGAATTTGATAACGTTACATTTACAATAAATGGTACTAGGGAGTCATTATTTAATTTTGTGTTCTGTGGAGATCAATGTACCGAGCTTTCTATACAAAAAACTCTAGATTATCTCAGAACAAGAGATATAGAAGCAACATGGGTAATAAATTCACATATGAAAATAAGAGATATTTTAGAAAAGTGTGAAATAAAACACGTTAGCACACCAAAAAAAGCTTTACTTAATATGAAAAATTACTTTTTACCTGCTGATGTTATTCCAAACTTGAGGTTAAATGCTGTAAATGGTAGCGACCTCTTAGAACAGTTAGATTTACACACTTCTAAAATTTTTTATCATGGCGTTGGAATTGTCAGCACATTTTTTCGCGGATTATCAAATTATGATGATAAAAACTCAAGATTAAGATTTTTTCTTGTAACACTAAATAGTGAAATTATTGGGACATGCGGTCTTTATGTTCAAGACAGTGTAGCTGGTTTTTATAGTGATGGAGTTTTACCAATTTACAGGAATCGTGGAATAGGTACCCAAATGGTTTTAGAAAGAATAAAGATAGCTAAACAGCTTGAATGCAAATATATAGTAGCACATTGTATGAAACCTTCTGTAAACCTTTATAAGAGATTGGGCTTTCAGATGTTAGGCAATCTTTACTTATATAACTCTTCAGCATAA
- a CDS encoding phosphatidylglycerophosphatase A, with protein MKFLYKLISTWWLSGTVKKMPGTVGSLASYPIVPVILSDRILGAAIIFFLFLIGLWSIGNYIKHYKTSCDPKEVVIDEVVGQLLTILLVSILLSQEMNCSSLLLCFFSFRFFDIIKTWPINLIDKNTKGPLGVMLDDIIAAILACVLIGAFYCLLLMYAG; from the coding sequence GTGAAATTTTTATATAAATTGATATCAACATGGTGGCTGTCTGGCACAGTAAAAAAAATGCCAGGTACCGTAGGCAGCTTAGCTTCTTATCCAATTGTTCCTGTGATACTGAGTGACAGAATTTTAGGTGCAGCAATTATTTTTTTTTTATTTTTGATTGGACTATGGTCTATAGGCAATTATATAAAACACTACAAGACTTCATGTGATCCAAAAGAGGTAGTAATTGACGAAGTAGTTGGTCAATTGCTGACAATACTTTTAGTTTCGATATTGTTAAGCCAAGAGATGAATTGCTCTTCATTGTTGTTGTGCTTTTTTTCTTTTAGGTTTTTTGATATAATAAAAACGTGGCCTATAAATTTGATCGATAAAAATACCAAAGGTCCTTTAGGTGTTATGCTAGATGACATTATAGCTGCAATTTTAGCCTGTGTTCTTATAGGAGCCTTTTATTGTTTATTGTTGATGTATGCAGGATAA
- a CDS encoding NAD(P)H-dependent glycerol-3-phosphate dehydrogenase yields the protein MAISILGAGAWGTAIAISLSSKKDVILWTRNETTFESINGKRESDKLPGCRISDNVSVKLAIEDTTNASVTILAVPTQSLREVCQQLHNCNLKKDVAIILACKGIEKSTLKLPSEIVNEVLPNNPIAIFSGPSFAVEVARKLPYSMVLACRNNILGSKLVSELQQENVKLRLSSDVIGIQVCAALKNVFAIACGIVLGSKLGFNAHAALITKSVSEIKALYSAKVGNGNVDINTLLGPACLGDLIMTCTSLNSRNLSFGFKIGNSDNGFNVQQILSEGKSVIEGFSTAEPIFNLARKLKIKMPICEAVYRLLYESASIEDTISVLVN from the coding sequence GTGGCAATATCAATTTTAGGTGCTGGTGCATGGGGTACAGCAATCGCAATTTCACTCAGTAGTAAGAAAGATGTGATTTTGTGGACTCGCAATGAAACTACATTTGAATCAATCAACGGGAAAAGAGAAAGTGACAAGCTACCCGGTTGTCGAATTTCTGATAATGTGTCAGTAAAATTGGCTATTGAAGACACAACTAATGCTTCAGTAACAATCCTCGCTGTTCCCACTCAATCTCTGAGGGAGGTATGTCAGCAATTGCATAATTGTAATCTGAAAAAAGATGTAGCAATAATTTTAGCTTGTAAGGGAATAGAAAAGTCTACATTAAAATTACCTAGTGAAATAGTAAATGAAGTTTTACCTAACAATCCTATTGCTATTTTTTCAGGCCCTAGTTTTGCTGTAGAAGTTGCAAGAAAATTACCCTATTCAATGGTTCTTGCATGCCGAAATAACATATTGGGTTCAAAGCTAGTATCAGAACTACAGCAAGAAAATGTTAAATTACGCCTTAGTAGCGATGTTATAGGGATACAGGTTTGTGCAGCGTTAAAGAACGTTTTTGCTATAGCGTGTGGGATTGTTCTAGGTAGTAAACTTGGGTTTAATGCTCATGCAGCATTGATTACGAAAAGTGTAAGCGAAATTAAGGCTTTATACTCAGCAAAAGTTGGTAACGGTAATGTGGATATAAATACACTACTTGGACCGGCATGTCTGGGTGACCTAATTATGACATGCACATCCTTGAATTCAAGAAACCTATCTTTTGGGTTTAAAATAGGTAATAGTGACAATGGCTTTAATGTTCAGCAGATTTTGTCAGAAGGCAAGTCAGTGATTGAAGGTTTTAGCACTGCTGAGCCCATATTTAATTTAGCAAGAAAGCTAAAGATAAAAATGCCTATATGTGAAGCGGTCTATAGATTATTGTATGAAAGCGCCTCTATAGAGGATACTATTTCTGTTCTTGTAAATTAG
- a CDS encoding response regulator transcription factor gives MRILLIEDDQVSAKTVVNALTSDGHFCDVVTSAQDYNNNMVSSNGDYYDLVILDIHLPGDIDGYDILLRLRSAKIKVPVLILSCISAVNHKAKGLGYGADDYLTKPFHKSELLARIKAIVRRTKGHPESVIKIGNININFDHRIVEVKGKTVHLTNKEYSMIELLALRKGTVLTKEMFLNHLYNGLDEPSDNKIVDVFMCKLRKKLESANDGKSHIETVWGRGYVLKEYIDDEEYSNVNVGESSDGYQAEQVKDNA, from the coding sequence ATGCGTATATTATTAATCGAAGATGATCAAGTAAGTGCAAAGACTGTGGTTAATGCCTTAACTTCTGATGGACACTTCTGTGACGTTGTTACTTCTGCACAAGATTATAACAATAATATGGTTTCCTCAAACGGAGATTACTATGACCTAGTTATTTTAGATATACACTTGCCTGGTGATATTGACGGATATGATATATTGTTAAGACTAAGAAGTGCAAAAATCAAAGTTCCTGTCTTAATACTTTCATGTATATCCGCTGTCAATCACAAAGCTAAAGGGCTTGGGTATGGTGCAGATGATTACTTAACCAAGCCATTTCATAAAAGCGAGTTATTAGCTCGAATTAAGGCCATAGTGCGTCGTACTAAAGGCCATCCTGAATCGGTGATAAAGATTGGTAATATAAATATCAATTTTGATCACAGGATTGTTGAGGTGAAAGGTAAAACGGTTCACCTTACTAATAAAGAGTATTCTATGATAGAATTGCTAGCACTGCGTAAAGGAACAGTACTAACAAAAGAAATGTTCTTAAATCATCTTTACAATGGCTTGGATGAACCTTCAGATAACAAGATAGTTGATGTTTTTATGTGCAAATTACGTAAGAAACTTGAAAGTGCAAATGATGGAAAAAGCCACATAGAAACCGTTTGGGGCAGAGGGTATGTTCTGAAAGAGTATATTGATGATGAAGAATATTCTAATGTTAATGTAGGCGAAAGTAGTGATGGCTATCAAGCAGAACAAGTGAAGGACAACGCATGA